Genomic window (Zymoseptoria tritici IPO323 chromosome 1, whole genome shotgun sequence):
GAGGGACACGACCTACCCGACATCCATGTACTCCATACACATCGTCACGTCGTTGGCCTCGTTCATGAACGCTCCATAGAACGACACAATGTAGGGCGAATTGCACTCGTGCATGATCTGGAGTTCCCTCACAATCCGCTTGCGCACCTCCTTCTTGGCTTCGACGTGGATGATCTTTCTCGCCATCAAGATGTTCCACCCCTTGTGTCTCACTTTGCTCACTGTACCGCCATTGCCCGATCCTAGCTCTTTCACCACTTCAAGGTCCTCCGTCCGCCAGTCGGGCCTGAACTCAACGCCGATCTCCAGAGTGTCATTTCGATTGCCATCGTTGCCGAGAGAGCCGGGAAGCTGTGAGTCTTGTTCTGAGGGGGCCACAACTTTGGGTGGAGCGCTGAGGGCAAGACCTTTGAcattcttcctcttcatcgaccGGGCCTTGAACTGATCGGCACTCATGGTGCGATGTGAGCGTCAGCCGTGGCCGGCGACTGGCAGTTGGAGGGATGAGGCAAGCAACTGATCGTGCGTCGTAGAAGTGAGAGGATATGAGCTGGTATGTCGGCGAGTACGTCTGCGTCAGGGATGTACGAGAATAGCTCCGACTCGCACGTATTTCGTGGCGTATCGAGTCGTGGCCAATAGTTGTGTCGTAGCGCTCAAAAGCAGATTGGCGCCTTGGGCGGCAGGGCGAGACAGGTGTCAGGACGAGGCGAGGTACGTCTGGGCTGATCTGTGAGATACCCTGGCGATAGAAAATGTCGAATTGCGGTAGATATGCAGGGGAAGATGTTGTTCGGGAGGACGGTGTTTTTGCGTGACCTGCAGGTCGTGGAGGGCAGCAACAAACAGATGCCGGGCCGGATTGTGGGGCTAGAAGACGTGTTGGGCATCGAAGCGGCCCTGGACCTTTGTTGAACTATTAACAAGCCCGCCGGTGTCAACTCAAGGTCTCGACTCATGCAGACTGATTTACGAGCAATATGGCATAGCACGCGGAGTAGGTGGAAACATCGAGCTCAAGCCTAGATGGTCCGCAATCATGTTGTTATGCCCATTATGGCAGCTCTTCGATAATGGAAGTCTCTCATGTCAGAGAATGTCAGAGAATGGAGCTGAGGACAACGCGTGCGGAAGGGAAGGCTCGATTGAGCACAGATACGGGAGAAGAGTGATTCATGAGGGTCGCGAATATGCTGTATCACTCCCGCCTCACGCATCCTATTCTCGCAATCGCAAAAGTCCAAAAGTGTTCATCATCCTCACGACTGTGTCGTTCCCATTGAAGTCGGCCTCAGGCACACGAAAAGCTACGGCTCTTCCCGCGCTCTTCAGGTATGTCCTTCGCGACGAACAATCTTTTGATGTGTTCATGCAAACACCACCTGCGCTGCGGAACCACATCCCTATTCCTCACCACCATCGCCAGAGTGCTTCACGACAACAACCTCTGAGACCGCATCTGAGGGCCATTCATCTCGCACATCTCGTCACCACGAAGCCATTTCGGCGCATTACACTCCTTTGTTGGAGGTCGTGACCcgacgacaccgacaccaTGGCCGACAGATACTTCGATACTACTGCCGACGTTggtgacgaggaagacgaggaggactttGACGAGGAAACGGGTGAGGTTCGGTCGAGTACCAAGCGCAAGGCTACCAATGGCGCGGATCTGGAAGATtcgagcgaggaagaggacgatgatgatgatgaggaagctGCGCGTAAGGTTCGCGAGGgcttcatcgtcgacgaagatgatgacgaggacgaggggGAGGAACTACGGGAAGAGCGAAGACGCGAAAGGAAACGTCGACGCGAGGAACGTGAGCAGGAAGAGGCcttggatgatgatgatcttGATCTCATCGGACTACGTGATGGAGACGAAGGCAGACAAGCAGAGCCGAGCAAGTTCAAGCGATTAAAGCGTGGGCACCGAGAAGAGCGCGCGGGCAGCGAGCCTCGAGGTGTCGCAGACATCTTCGcagatgaggatgaagacgatgtgCCAGGTACTGGTCGGCGTCCTGGCTTCAATCAATACGGCGACGATATGGAGGACTTCATCGAACAGGATGAATTTGACGACGATCAGCCGGATGGCATGGACGAGGATCTCGGTGTTCGCGCGCCCCGACGAGCAGGCTACAGCGATCTCAAGAAGCTGCAAGAGTCCGGTctgggagaggtggagctAGAAGATATGAAGGCCGCTtttggcgaaggcgaagagttcAGCTGGGCACTGGAGGCAGAAATGCAACACCAAGGAGAAGATCAGCTGGATCCGGATAAGCCATTGGAGCTGAAGGATGTCTTCGAGCCTGCCCAGCTCGAGGAGCGCATGCTCACGGACAAAGACAACCTCATTCGCGAGACGGACGTGCCAGAGCGCTTACAGCTCGCACGAGCTCCATATAAAGATCTTGCGGACTTGACGGATGAGCAGATGTCGATACGGTCAGCCGAGGAGGCCCGCTGGATCAGCGACATCCTATTTCCACGAAAGCGCATGGAGCAGCGACTTCGTGAGCCTTTCGAAGCTGCGGTCAAGCAGGTACTCCACTTCATGAACGTGGACGAGTACGAGCCGGCGTTCATCTTCCAGAACCGCAAAGACTATCTCATCCACTCCGAGCCGGTGGACCCCAACAACCCCAACGGCGCCGAGCTCAAAGCTGAGAAGCTGCTCAACCAGACGGACCTATGGGACGTTTTCGAGCAAGATCTGAAGTACCGTGCATTCGCAGAGCGGAGGGAGAGCATTCAGAGGAGCATCGAGTTGATCAAGGAGCTCGAGCCTGACTTCGATGATGCCATTTTCGACGATTTGATCCCGCTCGCAGCGACCATGGACGATCTCCAAGACCTGCAGGAGTATCTCAACTTCCAGTACTCTACGCAGCTCAAGGATCTCAGTATCAGTGATGCTGCTGTCAACGGTACTCAGAAGCGTGCGGTCGGCGCGCGATCCGCGTGGGACAAAGTTCGCGCAGGTCCTGCCTACCACATGGTCCGAGCCTTTGGCATCACGGCGGATGCAATTGCCCAGAACGCGGAGAAGACATCCCGTAGGACATATACGGAAGACACTGACAAGCTTCCCGAAGACCTTGCGGATACTTTGGTGCGCGATCCGGACTACAAGACTGGCGAAGAGGTCATGAGTCGAGCGAAAGCAATGTTCGCCGAGGAAATCGCGATGAGCCCGCGCATGCGCCGACACATGCGCATCATCTACTACAAGAACTTGGTGTTTGACTGCCATCGTACGGAGAAAGGCGTGAAGCAAATCAACGAGGACCATCCTTACTACGAATTCAAGTATTTGCGGAATCAGGAAGTCCGAGTATTCCTGGTCGACAAACCCGAGGTCTTTCTACGGATGCTCAAGGCCGAAGCTGAGGGTCTGGTTGAAGTACGAGTGAAGCTGCGAGACGAGCGTCGCACCATCGAAGATCTTCACAAAGCGATTGAGTCAGACAACTTCTCAGAAGTTGCCGATGCCTGGAATGCACTCAGGAGAGAAGTGCTCGGAATGGCTTTGACCAAGCTGCAACGCATCCTGTCTAAAGGTGTCAAGGACAACTTGAAGAACGAGTGCGAGAACAAGATTGCGGGCTACTGTCGCGATGCCTTCACCCAGAAGCTTGACCAGGCCCCTTTCAAGCCGAAGGACATGGAGCTTGGCACCTGCGCACGGGTTCTCGCGCTATCGAACGGCGCCGGGGCTCGGGGCGATGCCATCTGCTGGGCCCACGTTGACGAGAATGGCCGTGTGCTGGAGAACGGAAAATTTACAGACTTCCGGCTTGGCTCGGACGCGGTACCGGATGGCAAGGATGTGTCACGCTTTGTCGAGCTCGTGGAGCGCAGACAACCCGATGTCATTGCAGTCGCCGGTTGGTCCGTTGAGACACGACAGCTGTACAAGAACCTGCAGGATATTATCGAGAAAAAGGAGTTGCACGGGACGCcctacgaagacgaagacggtCGAGAAGTCTCAGATGCACTTGAAGTCGTCCAGCCGCAAGACGAAGTCGCACGGCTCTACTACAACACCGACCGCGCCGCCGCAGATCATCCTGGTGTTCCGCCACTCACCAGATATTGCATTGCTTTGGCACACTACATGCAGAACCCACTGAAGGAGTATGCTGCACTCAAAAAGGGCATCACGGCTATCACTTTCGATCAAAATCAACTTCTCCTGCCGGAAGACAAATTGATGCGATATCTCGAGACGGCATTGGTGGACATTGTCAATCTCGTAGGTGTGGACATCAATGAAGCCTTTCAGGATCCCTACACCCAGAACTTACTGCCATACGTATGTGGTCTCGGACCTCGCAAGGCAGATGCCATGATCAAAGCCATTGCTGCCAATGGAGGTGAAGTCATCAACCGCGCAGATCTGGTCGGTGACGTTGACAACAACAAACGTCAAGCCGTCGGTGGTAAGGTGTGGGAGAATTGCGCGAGTTTCCTCTACATCGCTTGGGAGGACGAGCCTGAGGCCGACTATCTAGACAACACAAGAATTCACCCCGAGGATTACGACATCGCACGCAAGATGGCAGCTGATGCATTGGAgctcgacgaggaagatatcAAAGCGGAGCAGGACGAGCATGGTCCGAATGCCGTTGTACGAAAGCTTTTCAAGGACGAGCAAGTGGACCGCGTTAACGATCTGATCCTGGAGGAATATGCTCAACAATTGACCATGAACTTCAGCCAGAAGAAGCGCGCAACCTTGGAGACCATCCGTGCCGAGCTGCAGAACCCATACGAGGAGCTGAGGAGGAATCTGTTCCCTCTGACCAGCGATGAGCTATTCACCATGATGACCGGAGAAACCCGCGAGTCGCTGAAGGACGGCATGATCGTTGCCTGTTCTATCAAGAAGACATTCTCGGATCACATTGAAGTCAAGCTCGAATGTGGCATTGATGGCGGCATTTCCGAGACAGAATTTCCCGAGGACATGGTACAGAATCAGCTCGAGCCGAGAGCCGTATGGTCGAGAGACCAGGTCATTCAAGCCAAACTGACATTCATCGACCGCAAGAAGCTTACAGCGCAATTGACTCTGCGGGAGAACGAAATGAGAACACCCTACCGACGATCGTTCGATCATGGGTTCGATGAGTGGGATGATGAGCAGGAGGATCGCGACAAGAAAGCGGCGCGCAAAGCTATCGAGCAGAAAGTGGGTCGCCAGCAGAGAGTCATCAAGCATCCGCTCTTCAAACCCTTTGGATCCGTGCAGGCAGTCGAAGCTCTCCGAAACCAGAGTCGCGGCGAGTGCATCATTCGACCATCCTCCAACGGGACTGACCATTTGGCGGTCACTTGGAAGATCGCCAACGATGTCTACCAGCATATTGATGTGCTGGAATTGGACAAGGAAAACGAATTTAGCGTTGGCCGGAAGCTCAAAGTCGGCAGTTACGTGTACAGTGATCTCGACGAACTGATCGTTCTGCACGTACAGGCGATGGCCAAAAAGGTTGACGAGATGACCAACGATGACAAGTTCAAGGACCTTTCGAAGAAGGAGACCGGTAAGATCGAATTCCAATGTCACTTTGGGTAATCTAATGCTAACAAATCCCACAGATCAATGGTTGACCACCTACCTCGAAGCCAATCCCAAGCGAGCCATGTACGCCTTCTGCATCAATACGACGCACCCGGGCTACTTCGATCTCTGCTTCAAAGCCGGCGAGAAGGCTCCTATCATCCACTGGCCTGTCAAGGTCATTCCACAAGGCTTTGACCTTCAAAAGAACAAGTACCCGGACATGCGCGCGTTGAAGAATGGCTTCAAAGTGCTCATCCAGAACCAGCCGGCGACAAACGGGAGGCGCTAGTGTCGTGGTTCTTTGTTTGTGTGAGATTTGGCGTGGGCGAGGATTTGGAAATGTCGGGCGTTGTGGGCCGAGACAAGGCCTTAGTTTCAGCGAATACGGCGGAGGACTATAGACAGTGGGATGATTGCGGGCGTCGCAGGCCGCACATGTTGTACTAATATCCTTTTCGACGAGCAAGGTCGATAGAAAAGCTACGTCTGAACAGCTCTCTCGCTGTCTAAAATACTTCTGAGGGAACAACCATTCAAAGTTGCCGCGTAAGACGTGTGACGCTCTGAGGCCTTTCATCATGAGAAAGGCTCATGACTGCAAACCACGACAAGTAGCAACAGCTTTGAATGCGTTCTCATGATCGAGCGAGAAGTTCTCGTCGCCCTCCCTGGACTTTCACCTGAAAAAGGAGCTTCCTCCGGATCTACGTCATGCCGAGAGGAGGCCGAACAAACTCCAAATGGAAAATGTTGAACAGCGATGATGAGAAATGTTTCTCTCGCCTTCTTTGTCTTCCCGGTCTGCATTTCATCATCGCACGGTTTTCTCTCGCTGCCAAAAGTGGATTTCGCTCGCGATTGCGCGGACAATGACCCGCGGGCTTCCGTCCGTATGAGGCGAAAGGAGGAAAATATGGATAGTGCAGCGTCATGTGTGTCGCTTTCAGATGCCTGGGTTTGTAATTGAAGACTCTAGGTGGCCGCTATGCGTGGCTTGGATGTGTATATCAAGGCGAGGAAGTCGCGTATTGGAAGTTTCTTCTGTTCCTCCAAAACAACATCTCTCTTTCCTACCATTGccacctctccatcctcatcaccaaacTTAAGTTCAACCAGCAACTGAatcacctccaccatcaaaCCTCAGACGACAACAATCATGCCTTCCTTCACCGTCTTCAAGGGCGCCAAAGATGGCAAGGTGAAGAAGAGCGAGGTCTTCAAGCCTGAGCTCACCGGCGACCAAGTCCTCCTAAAGGTCACTGCGTCAGGACTTTGCGGGACTGACATGCACTATCGCACAGTGTAAGACCAATCCCCTCTCATCAGAAACACCAGAGACACCAGCTGACAAGCTCTTCAGCGACATGGCTCTCGGCCACGAAGGCGTCGGCACCGTCGAGCAAGTCGGCCCACAAGTCACCCACCTCAAGAAAGGCGATCGTGTCGGCTGGGGCTACGAGCACAACTCGTGCGGGCACTGCCAACAATGCCTCCGCGGAAACGAGACCTACTGCCCGGAACGCGCCATGTACGGCTCCGCCGACTTGGATCAAGGCTCCTTCGCTACGAACGGAGTATGGCGTGAGGCCTTCCTCTTCAAGATCCCCGACAGCTTGAGCGACGAGGTCGCTGCTCCGCTCATGTGTGGTGGCGCTACTGTGTTCAACGCGCTACACATGTACAACGCCCAGCCCACCGAGACGATCGGCATTATTGGCGTTGGCGGACTCGGTCATCTGGCCATCCAGTTTGCAAACAAGATGGGCGCACACGTCGTCGTGCTGTCAGGCTCCGAcaggaagaaggacgaggccATGAAGCTAGGTGCGCACGAGTTCATCGCCATCAAGGATGTCAAGGAGATCAAGACATCTCGTCCGCTTGACAGGCTCCTGGTTACGACATCAGCACAACCGGACTGGAAAAAACTGGTGCCTGCTCTGGCTCCTGGCGCAACGATCCACCCGCTTTCCGTGGACGAAGGCGACTTCTCCATCCCCTACATGCCCATGTTGGCGCAGGGTCTCACGATCCAGGGCTCCGTCGTAGCTTCGAGGTACATCCAGAACCGCATGCTGGAGTTTGCCGCGCTACACAAGATTGAGCCGATTATCGAGAAGTTCCCGATGACCGAGGAGGGTATCAACGAGGCTATGGACAAGCTTGGCGAAGGCAACATTCGCTACCGCGGTGTGTTCACTGCGCAGTAGAGCGATGTTCAGGAGAAatatgatgatgacgacggaTATGTTGGCTTCCCAGTAGCCGCAGAGCCAGTGACCGAAAAGTGTACAATAGCGGCATAGAGCGCGGCGTTGATGAGTGTTTAGCTTGTAACAATATTGAACTCGAAAAACGTGTTACACAAGCTCTTTCGACCATCTGGCAAATTTCATTCTTTAGTATAGGTCGACATGTCTGTCTCCTTCATTTAAATGGCTGGCAGGTGCTGTCGCTTGCTCTCTAGCGTGCCTCAGGCCCGAGTCGCCTCGGAATCATGCAGATTATCGGCGTGCTGGAAGCATTGTGTGGGCAGCGGTCAGCTTCAGTGGCTCAATCCCGCCTCCTCAGCAGGATCATGGTCGCATGAATAGCGACGCTCATGGGATCTGATCAGCGCAGTGTCTGATATCGTTTCCCAATTGCCGAAATAAGTGGTAGATCTCTGTAGACTGTACAAAGCATAGAAGTCTGCCAGGTCCTCACTCCAGCAATGACGCCGGATATTCGAAGGTCTTCGTGACATGGCCTTTCACGATCTCTCCATCCTCGGGCGGGAAGCCAGAAGGATTCTTCATCTCCGGCGGATTCGTCTCAATTTCGATAGTGACCTGACCTCCAAATTAGCATACGTCCGGTACAGTCGGAAGGCATCACATTGAGAAATGGTGCTAAAATACCACTTCGTCCACACAAGTGAAGTCCAGGCCGACACAAGGAGTTTCGGAGAACATCGACAACGGAGGATCGGTGATGGGGAGGGTGTTATCAGAGGAAGTCGATGAGAACGTAGATGGGTCTAAGGGTAGGAGgattggcgaggagggagaatcaggaggagaagtcgatACCGGTCCGTCGTTGACGATTCCCACATCCATCATGGCTTGGAAGACACCGTCTTTGACACGATCTTCTAGGTAGAGTTTGCGGACTTGAGTGATGAATGTGTCGTAGAGTTCTTTGCCTTTGAGAGGTGGTGCGGCTTTGTGGAAGTCTGGCTTGTTGCCCTTTTTGGTGGAGGCGAGAAGTGTGAATTGTGATACTGTTGGATGTGTGAGATGTGTGTGTGTAATCCCATACCTAGAAACGCTCGCTCACCACATAGCACTTCGCCTGCGATATCTTGGACATTGTGTTTCCACCGGCCTCCCTGTTCGTCGTCCCACAGCTTCACTTTCAGGACTTTCGCTGCCATGGACTCGGCTTCCTTCTTGGTGTCATCTTTGCCTATCGCGGCGAACACCAAGAGACCTTTGCCGATCGTCGAGATGAGCTGGCCATCTACTGTGACAGAAGCAGATTTAACCCTTTGTATGACAGCTGGGCGTGGCAATTGTCAGATAACGAGTTGTGCAAAGATTCTACGACGAAGGCATCGACTCACTCTTCATTCTCGAACAAGGCTGGATCGGACCAAGTGTCGACAGGCTGACCGAGACAGGACTGCAAGCTCCAGAATACGAACGATGTCGTTGGACGGAGAGCTCAGACAAAGTTCGGGCGAACCTTGGATGATGTGAGGAGCGATCTTTCAGGAGGAGGACCGTCCTTTGACACACTGAGACGCTGCACTGTAATGAATTGAAGATGTAGCAAGCAATAGCACATGTCCTGAACGGTCCTCGGCAATTCACGCGATTTCTGGCGTTCTTTTGGTGTAGAACGTATCAGGTAGAATAGTTCTACCATCGTCCCACCAGTTTTGACCCGACGGGACGATCAGCGCCCAGGCAAGAAACACTCCCCCGAACCCTACACGTTCGCGACGCCCTTCCCTTCCCAAAGACCACCGCCGAGCTGCCTCTGTCCgaaccacctcctccgcccgcATCACGACCATCCGTGACCATTCCGACTAACAGCCGCCCGGCGCAGTGCGCATATTCTCCGTTCGCTCCGAATCCCGAGATCGACCCAATTCGAGGTCCACCACAACTCACTCCACGCTGGAGCTCGCAGCTACCAACGCAGCACGCAATCGCTCAAAATGGCGGCACGGAAGCTGCAGCAAGAGATAGACAAGGTCCCTTCGCTCCTGGTCCGACGCACAATCTCAGTCCTTCTAACACGTAGCGCAGGAGTTCAAGCGAGTCGCAGAAGGCGTCGCACTCTTCGAGGGCATATACGAGAAGCTCACACTGTCGACAAATCCGTCACAAAAGGAGAAGCTCGAAGATTCActgaagaaggagatcaagaagcTACAGCGATCACGAGACAAGATAAAAGGCTGGGCGAGTCAAAATGATatcaaggacaagaagccGTTGCAGGACCAGCGGAAGCTCATTGAGACGGTAATCTTGTCGCGGACACGTTTGCAATCGTATGGCGGAGGACTGACACTTTGTCACAGCAAATGGAGAAATTCAAGGccgtggagaaggagatgaagaccAAGGCATTTTCCAAGGAAGGTCTAAATGCTGCAGCGAAACTGGATCccaaggagaaggagaagatggaggtcgCGCAATTCCTCTCAGACATGGTCGACGAGCTGGGTCGACAAGTAGAGAGCCAGGAGGCCGAAGTCGAGGCAATACAAGCAACCCTCAAGAAAGGCAAGAAGGATAGTGGGAAAGCAGACAGAATGGCCGAATTGGAGCGGATGGTGGAGCGACATAAATGGCATACGGGCAAATTGGAAATCCTCTTACGATCACTGGAGAACGGCAGCGTCGAAGTTGAGCAAGTCAAGGAAATTGACGATGGCATCAAGTACTATGTGGAACAAAACCAGGAGGTGGACTTCATGGAAGACGACACAATCTACGATGATCTCGCcttggaagaagaggaggaccaATTCGGTATCGCCGGTGATAACGACAGAGTCTCAAGTCAGGACAACCAGAGCATACAAGACGAACCTCCGGAGCATGAGCCAACAAGGACGACCAGCGCACCCAGTATAAAGACAAAGTCTACGTCCATTTCAGAAAATGCGGCTGGAGTGCGGCGACCGAGCGTACAGATGAAATCCCCACTTCCGGCATTGTCAACATTGCACGCAAGTCTACCGGGCAACGTGAATGGCAAAGTGGCGGAAACAATGCGACCGGCGCCCTTACCGACGATACCCACCGGACAACCTCTCAAATACGCTTCTGCGGCAGCGGCCGCGGCGTCGAGTGTGGGAATCGCACCTCTACCACCGCCACCCGCAGCAGCGAAGACGGCTTCGCCTGCACCTGCGCCTGCACAGCCCGTGGCAGCATCACCCGCACGACCGATAGCAGCGCAACCTGCGAAAGCTGCGGAAGCACTAACAAAACAGCCATCACCGGCGCCGAAAGAGGAGGTCAAGGCGCTCGCACCAAAGGCTCCCACGCCTGTGGAGCAAGTGTCATCACAAGCGTCGAAGGTTTCCTCGGTCAGACCATCACCGCAAGTCGCTCGCGCCCAGCCACAAGCAGCACCACCAGCGGAGAGCAGTTCGAAAGCGAGGCAACCGCCGAGTCCGGACTCTGGAATCGCTGGCATCGCTCTGTCACACCGAGACTCAGCAcaagatgaagaggaggaagagagcaTCTACCACCTGCCGTCATCACTTGCTGACCTGCTCGGATCATTCGAGGAGACCAAGCAACGCGCAAAGTCAGACCAGCCTTTTGACCTGAACATGATGAATGCCTCGCGAGTAACATGCCCGACACCGTTGGACGCAGAGAAGCCCAATCACTACAAGCCGCAAAATCCCTACGCTTACACGCCAGCGCACTACCCGCAAGAGCCGCTAGGCATCTTTGATGATCCCCGACTGTACAGCCGCATCGACACTGACAGCCTGTTCTACGCCTTCTACTACCGGCAGGGGACGTACCAGCAATACCTGGCAGCGAAGGCGCTGAAAAGCCAAAGCTGGCGGTTCCACAAGCAATATCAGACTTGGTTCCAGCGCCACGAGGAGCCCAAGAACATTACGGAAGAGTTCGAGCAGGGGACCTATCGGTTCTTCGACTATGAGTCCACGTGGTGAGTCCCGCGCCTGTCCTGTCTGACCAATGAAGCTTTTACTAACATTTGTTGCCAGGATGAACCGCCGCAAGGCAGATTTCAAATTCGCGTATAAGTTCCTCGAAGATGATCTCTGATTTGCCAGGCGTCCCTCCGTTTGGTCGGCAGGGTGATGGACACGAATTTCTGATCGGAACACAGGTTGGGTTGGAAGGCGAGCGAGGTTTACCAGTACCTTCTACCACCAGACTCCCGCCTCATTTGTTGCTAGGCTACGTCCGATGTTTTGGTGAATACGCGAGAGAATTTCAAACTGAATCGAGGGTGCGGCTCTGCTTGAGTTTTACTTGGGCGGACCGCACATCGACTTTGGCTCTGCCCTTGGCCATGGATGCCTTCtaccttctccctctccgctgATGTTCGTGCTTTAGGTCTCTATGGTTCAAGTTATACTGAGCCGGCTGGCGCAGAATATTCTGTTCGTCAAAACAGCCCAAAGCGCACGCAGCTGCCGAATCTCGTCGAACCATCCAACATGCCCAGCATGCGATGTTGCGTCTTGGACAACATGTCCAAATGCTTTACTTTTGACGTTCTCACTTGCGTGTGAATGACGTGcatcgatagaatgccgccaAAGTCAGGTGCAGCACCATAATGAGGCCGCCCAGGGTCAGCCTTGACCATTCCTTATGTACCCTTTCTTCTGCCTCCGCCTCGGTGACAGCTCCGGGAGGATCAAAGAAGGCAACGCAACACAAGGCAACTAGTTCGCAATCTGAGCACAAGACCCGCGTGAAGCATTGCCACCAACGGTCTACTCACTGCCGACCCAGTCGCTTGTCTCATTCGACAGGCGAGGCCTCCTGTCCCGTTACACATCCCAGACCGTGGTGCAGCACGTGGATAGTAAGCCACCATTGTCCTACCTGTCAGCACAAGCGCCGTGCATTGTTCTGATCAGTAGCGACTCAAGAAGGCAACAGATCTTACCGTTGTGCCGGGTTACTCGCATGGCTGTCCTTACTGTGACGAGACGAGGCCTCCCCGAAGGCCTCCCACAGCTCCTCACGCCATGTCCGTAACCTTCCGAGCCAACACGATGCCTTCCCAGCGGCCAGCTTGCCGACAGGAAGCGACTTCTCGTTTCAGTACGAGTCAAATGACCTGCTTTAAGGTCGCATTGCATGGCTCGGTCTGCCTAAGAAGGTAAAGCCATGCCGGCTACAATGCCTTTGTCCATCGAGGACTGAGATCCGGTGTCTGATAGCGTCCG
Coding sequences:
- the GTB2401 gene encoding transcription elongation factor SPT6 (Global transcription factor group B; related to yeast Spt6 protein, which functions as part of a protein complex in transcription initiation and also plays a role in chromatin structure/assembly.) encodes the protein MLLCPLWQLFDNGSLSCQRMSENGAEDNACGREGSIEHRYGRRVIHEGREYAVSLPPHASYSRNRKSPKVFIILTTVSFPLKSASGTRKATALPALFRYFDTTADVGDEEDEEDFDEETGEVRSSTKRKATNGADLEDSSEEEDDDDDEEAARKVREGFIVDEDDDEDEGEELREERRRERKRRREEREQEEALDDDDLDLIGLRDGDEGRQAEPSKFKRLKRGHREERAGSEPRGVADIFADEDEDDVPGTGRRPGFNQYGDDMEDFIEQDEFDDDQPDGMDEDLGVRAPRRAGYSDLKKLQESGLGEVELEDMKAAFGEGEEFSWALEAEMQHQGEDQLDPDKPLELKDVFEPAQLEERMLTDKDNLIRETDVPERLQLARAPYKDLADLTDEQMSIRSAEEARWISDILFPRKRMEQRLREPFEAAVKQVLHFMNVDEYEPAFIFQNRKDYLIHSEPVDPNNPNGAELKAEKLLNQTDLWDVFEQDLKYRAFAERRESIQRSIELIKELEPDFDDAIFDDLIPLAATMDDLQDLQEYLNFQYSTQLKDLSISDAAVNGTQKRAVGARSAWDKVRAGPAYHMVRAFGITADAIAQNAEKTSRRTYTEDTDKLPEDLADTLVRDPDYKTGEEVMSRAKAMFAEEIAMSPRMRRHMRIIYYKNLVFDCHRTEKGVKQINEDHPYYEFKYLRNQEVRVFLVDKPEVFLRMLKAEAEGLVEVRVKLRDERRTIEDLHKAIESDNFSEVADAWNALRREVLGMALTKLQRILSKGVKDNLKNECENKIAGYCRDAFTQKLDQAPFKPKDMELGTCARVLALSNGAGARGDAICWAHVDENGRVLENGKFTDFRLGSDAVPDGKDVSRFVELVERRQPDVIAVAGWSVETRQLYKNLQDIIEKKELHGTPYEDEDGREVSDALEVVQPQDEVARLYYNTDRAAADHPGVPPLTRYCIALAHYMQNPLKEYAALKKGITAITFDQNQLLLPEDKLMRYLETALVDIVNLVGVDINEAFQDPYTQNLLPYVCGLGPRKADAMIKAIAANGGEVINRADLVGDVDNNKRQAVGGKVWENCASFLYIAWEDEPEADYLDNTRIHPEDYDIARKMAADALELDEEDIKAEQDEHGPNAVVRKLFKDEQVDRVNDLILEEYAQQLTMNFSQKKRATLETIRAELQNPYEELRRNLFPLTSDELFTMMTGETRESLKDGMIVACSIKKTFSDHIEVKLECGIDGGISETEFPEDMVQNQLEPRAVWSRDQVIQAKLTFIDRKKLTAQLTLRENEMRTPYRRSFDHGFDEWDDEQEDRDKKAARKAIEQKVGRQQRVIKHPLFKPFGSVQAVEALRNQSRGECIIRPSSNGTDHLAVTWKIANDVYQHIDVLELDKENEFSVGRKLKVGSYVYSDLDELIVLHVQAMAKKVDEMTNDDKFKDLSKKETDQWLTTYLEANPKRAMYAFCINTTHPGYFDLCFKAGEKAPIIHWPVKVIPQGFDLQKNKYPDMRALKNGFKVLIQNQPATNGRR